aaaacaagaaaaaggaaaaaagaaaaaaaaaagaaagaagaggaaagacAAAAACGGTGTGCTGTCGTTTGTACGACCAGAATCTGTAAATACGCGGCCCAGTCTCGCCAACAGCAGACATTTCCCGCAGCAAACATTGTACCGGAGGTTTCTAGTACGTCCCCACTCTAGAGATCTCGTATCTCCCTCGAACCCAATGTTGCAGAGACATCATCATCTATACTATACACCTACCTatacaacaaaataaataaataaatgacgGGTAAAATTGCATGGCTAGTCCTCGTACTATTCCTTTTTTGTAAGTCCATCCTTCAGCTGTTTACTCTCATTTAATTTGACGTGGATGGTATATGTACCGCAATAGTTTCTTACGAATCTtggtctctcttttttttttttttagattaattgcatataattttctgtaaatatatcaaatttatactttataaattaactctctctctctctctctctctttgttggaatttttattctcttgtttttttgaattattgatgaaataataatattccCCAATAaaatcgaccgtccctagagcaaatggcaaagggcttagtggttggtacccgagacccaagttcgaatcctagttgattcatatttctagctaagtttatttctaaatgaaataaacgaagcggatagcgtgctacctatctctcaaaaaaaaataatattccccAATGTACAAGGCACTCCGAAGCTTTAATCGACAGGATACGCAGAATCAGGGAGGGTATAATTGTCACATCAAACATATTACAGTCACATCAAAGAGGATGTTGTAATTAGCAAGAACAATTAAAACCTTTTTTGCCTAGGGTTTAGAGGAACCTTCCATGTTATAGAGCTAAACCATACGTTTTCCATAACCTATTGTTTTAGTTACCTTTCTCTTCAGAAGAAAacatattgaatataaatattaaaaatattactttttattaatttaaatttttaaatttaaattaaagaacAATAAGTATTTCttacaatttttgaaaaattatataggTATAAGCTTGTAGGGTCATTGCATATTACATATCCAAcaatattttaacttaaaaacagCATGGAAAGTATAAAGACTTTGACTTCTTTCTCATAACATAAAAAGACTAGTGTTacaattttctctctctacacttTTGCCCCCACCCTCCCTCCCTGTAATTTCCACTCCCAACCAAAAATaatatcttaaaataaaaaatgacatAACAAAATAAGAGCAGGATCACAGAATAGATTGATTCtcttgcacttttttttttaacctcttcTTCTCCCCCCTCTCATTGCTTGTCTATACCTATGTATACATCTATTGATTTTGTAGATAGGACACAGTAGATAAGATccaggatatatatatatataattaagctgaaatactatttttaaactactttgctatcaaatttttaatttttaaataaaaaattataaaattagaatgataatgattctcTAGAGTTTAGTGGTGGTTACTTTAGGATTGAGTAGGATTGAGTGATtgtttgaatagtatgatttaaaagatgaaattgattaaaatataaatttaacggttaaaaaaataatagcaaaaataaataaatattattaacagtaatctcaactctatatatatatatcaaatggGCAATGAAGTAGCAGTGTAGACTCTTGGGAATATTCCCTGGCCCGGGCTGAGGATGCAGTTCGGGTCGAACCGCGACTTGCGGTCGGCGAACCGGTCCCAGCGCCGGCCAAAGTGGCCACGCCACTTCGCGGGGGACGGCTGGTGGGCCAGGTACTGCTTCGCGCCGACGAGCTCCCCTGCGGCCTCCGCGATGCGGCGGTGGCCACGGACGATCTCGTGGACCGAGCCTGGGCTTGCGGAGCGGAGGACGCCGACCACGTACATTACCCGGTCCGCCCTCGGCGCCTCCGGTAGCACAACTGATGTGTTGGTGCCCCACCTGAAGAAGTTCAATTCACAGGATGATACGAAGCAGTTCAGATTTTAATTATATTCACAATTAGAatactaaatttgaatttaaacaaaCAAATCAAGAGTTCAAATTTAAACAGAAAAGTAAAAAGATAAATAGAGTTGAAGCTAAGGGTTTAAATTTATCAGGTGCAGTAACACACAGATAAGCAGAGTACCTAAAAAAGAATAAGCATGCTAATGTCAAATCAAGTAGTCAACAACAAAAATATGATAAACTACAGGGATTTGTACATAATATTTATGAACTTATGTTTTTTTGCATTGCACACCCTAAAAGGTTTAATAAATTAGAAGAGGCGGTCACAGCTACATCTTTGTTGGCCTAAGGGAGAAACAAAAACATTCTTCTAATTTCTAAATTCGAATTcgtactattttattttatgtaaataaatatacaaCACAAATTCAACAAAGTAAACGCTTTGACCAAACTAATAAACCTGCACCTGAAGGGCTCTGATAAAAGGAATAGGAAAATGGGAACAAGTCAATGGTTTTAAAGCATATTTTGTGATAGGGAATTTTAGTTTAATCTCTTCATTCGGTGGTGTGATCGGTGGCGACACACATGTCAAGCAAATCAAACTACATAAGATTAGTTCATTAAAGTAGTCGATCACGAAcagatacttaaaaaaaaagagagaaaaaagtcaACCCGTGGACTTCGTGCGGTACATTTTGTGTCAAGGATACTTTTAATGTTTAACAAAGCTTTTTAATTTGGTATTTGATTAATCCTTTGAATCATGAGTGTCAACATAGCTGAACTGATAGGAGAAATTTTCTTTAAGTCTTATTCTAGTATTCCGTTTGTTGAAGATACAGTGAACGTGAATCGCAAGTCACAATCCTAAAGATCTTTTATAAGATCAAAAGCCTAAGTTTGACTTTTATGATATAATTATTAATGCCAATTAATGCTTAAAAACTAGGAAACTTTCATTAAAAAGCTTTGGAATGCTTATTAGAAAAACAATCAAGATAATTCTTATCGCGAGTCAAACCTTAAAAATTTTCAGATGCGCAAGTAGCACAGTTTTgacttttaatttaatatttgaaaccaTATATATGATCATTGCACATCTCTATAATCTTCATAAAAAACGAGCAtggattataaaaaaaaggacaaCTTTTTAATCATAGGTCAACTCTGAATCTTTCAAAGGCTAGAGCAGTTTATATTTGACCTACTGTTAAATATCAACAATGTAAAACCAATTATAAATCTTGGAAAATAAACACCTGATCATAACTAGGACTTGTCCTTAAGTTTTCTAAGTAGTTAATCACTTATTATCGACTCTATTGTTCAAGATATTGCTGCCAGTGTCCCCCAAGTTGTTGAGGGCATCAGCAGCATTTTAGTGCATGAAGACTTTAAATTAGAACTTCTACTTTCAAAACGGCACAatacttgatatatatatatatatatatatatatatatatcaagtagTCGCAAaatcgaaaatattaaaaatctattttctctaaaattttttttatgtgttcTATGGACCAGGGTCCAAGCAATAGTTTCTCCCAAACTATAAAGATGGTCACACAAAGGGAGCAAGGAATCAGAGGTAAAGTCCATATGGCAGTGACATTATTGATGGGACTGAAGGACTAAATTCCCAGGGAGAGTACTTAAAAATGAGAAGCCACAAAGCACAAGCATTAAATAATCTCCACAATCTTATGATCTTATTCTTCTTCCCAGGAGGAGAAGAGCTTttaacagcagcagcagctcagcaagCATGAAGGAATCTCCTCTCTCCTATATTCCCCCACTTTTaggtggggaaaaaaaaagagagaaaagaaataaaagctGTATAGCAGAAGCTAATAGCAAGCTAGTGGCTagacaaaacaaaagaaaccaATGAGTAATAAATGGACATGGGGAAAAGAGGTGGTACTCATAAAGGAGGACAGCAGGTGCCCCATTTTGAGATGCACTTATTAGTGGAGGGTGGCAAGATGCTATTGGTGCAGCAAATGGCAGGAAAATGGGCCAACATGTTGTTGACACTCTAGTGGGGCGCAACCCATATTTGGATGGAGTAATTGGTTGGGTGGCAAAGATTAAAATGTGGATAGAGACCTTATTTACATTGACCTTGTGTCAGCATAcacagtgaaaaaaaatatatattggaagcaactaaaaagaaaagggagtACAATTACATCTAACCCTCTAGATACATACTTTGCAGCTTAAAAAACACccaattgagagagagagagagagagagagagagagagagagaggtttcaTTTGCTTACTTGTCCCTGAGAAGTGGGTAAATAAGGATAAGCCCCTCAAAATTATCTGGTGAGATGGTGTCCATGAGAAGGTCTTTGAATTGGGTAATCCCAGATTTTGGAACAAACATGTTGAGCCAAGGGTGAGGCACATCCCAGAGCCCTCTCCCTCTTAAGCTCATCTCCTCCATCCTAACCCTGTTTAAGAAATCAAAGTAGGAGACCTCCACACTGTATATACAAGAAGGCATGTAGCTCATTTGCCTTGATACATCCTCCACAACCTGAACCAGAAACACCCATTTTTAATAAACCTCattcccttttttattttttttaacttaaactcactttatttaaaagtaaattaagGTGGGGGGTGGGAGGTACTTGTTCCACATTGGTGCCCTTCATGTTGTAGTCATGGACTGCAAACTCTATGCAGTAGTAGATTTTGGGGCTTGCTTTGGTGCCAAAATCTGGGTTGAAGTCCATATGGGCAGGGAAAGCAATGGAGGAGCCATGAAGAGATTGCTCATTGAGAACTATGAACCCCTCAACATAGTCCACCAAGTGAGGCATGGAGACCAACATCTCCTGATCCTTAGTGAAGGTGTGGAAATCATCATAGAATGCTCTGACCCACTTCACCTAAGGATGCAAAGAATCCATTCTTTTCTCCATCAGAAtccacaaaagagaaaaaagatcacatgcaaaaaataaaataaaaaaataaaaaaaagttgaaaattttaatttatgagcTCACCTTTTCTGGGGCTTCTTGAAGTAGGATCCTTGCCTTAGTAATGATGCCAAATTGGCCCAGCCCACCAAGAACTGCATTGAAAAGCTCTGTGTTTGTGGTGGGTGAGCATGTCACAAGCTCACCTTTTCCTGTTAAAATAGGTGCATAAGACCCATTAATCTCTCTCCTAGAGCATGCCAAAAAATTACAAGGAACCAATCAAAAAGTGtccttgttttttatttttttacctgTCACAACTTCTAGTTGAAGGACATTACTAATCTGAGGCCCATGTTTGAAGGTTTGGCCACTAATCCCACCATTGGAGAGAGTCCCACCAATGGTAAGATACAGATAATCAGTCCAAGACCTTGGAGCAAGCCCAAGCTTCAAGCTCTCTCTCAGAAGCTCTATCCAAAGAGCCCCACCACTCACATCAGCATAGGAGAGGagctccccctccccctcacTCTTCTTGTGGATTTCTATGCTGGGGGGGAGAGAGTCCATCTCAATGACAATGCCATCAAGGGCCTGTGCTTGGCCATGAACAGAGTGCCCTGCTCCCCTTGCTGCAACTGTGACTCTGCTGAAGGATGAAGCAGAGAGGAAGCTGAGGAGGAGGGAGATGTCCTGAGGGGACTGAGGCCTCAGAACAGCAGAAGGGGAGTTGAAGAGGATCCTGCCAAAGTCAAGGGAAGCTGTTTTGGTGGCCTGGTGCAGGTTCAGGGGGCCAAAGTCCATGGGACTTTGGATGAACTTGTATGGAGCAGAGAGAGacaggaggaggatgaggatgtTAACTTTGGTGCAGAACAGAGCAAACTCCATGGTGGGGAGAGGGGAAATGGATtcaaatgtgtgtgtgtgtgtgtgtgtgaatctGTGTGAGATGCTAATAAAGAACTTAAGAAGCAGGGGAGGAGATGAACGAGATTATATATACTGTGACCACCCTGTTTGATGAGGATAAAGAATCAGCAGCTACTGGTGCAAAACAGGGCACAGTGGTACAACTGCTTGTACCTCCAATGAAGCCTTTTTTTTGCTATACAACAAAATAGAGTCTGGTGTAGGGATTGGAGAAGGGTCAGAGCATGTGCTTGCTTgtgaaaaagagaaggaaaaaaaaaaaaaccaagagaAGAGAGATGGTGAATGAATAAGACCTGAGAGATGAAAAGGAAAGAGAGGGGGATCTTAATTTCTTCTCAGGCACCACCACCCATCTGAGGTTTTAAGTGGTTTGATGAGGGAGAAGATAAAAAAGGATGGCACAGAGAAGagcccaaaagcagaagctgtCACACACCAAAAAAGGCTCCCATGTGATCATCAACTATATCTATTCCCCTTCCTTTTAATATGCTCTCTCACCTGTACCAAGGAAAATCCCAAGTACCCACCTCCcctccctctatctctctctatatatcttTCTCTCACAGAGAAGCAAACAAAGCAGAGATGGGGATGGAGCTAAAAAaacccaaagaaaaaaaaaaaagggaggaaGGGCAGTAGAGGACAAGAAACAGAAATCTCCTGTCACTAAAAAGAGCAAAGGGATTAGATCTCACTGCACTCCTTTTTCTGCAGGTGTGACTGGATTTATAGCAAGGACTGTAGGGGTGGtgtaattaataaataaatccaaatttcagtttcaaaatttcaagttaaatcttattaaaatcaaaacaataaaaaataaattcaaaaaaaaatagttaatgcagaaaaaaaagacaaaaaaaaaaaaaattccaaaattaaCGTGGTTCGAAGACTAATAGTTCACGTCTACAAACAAAAacgaagtaaaaaatttatcagtATCAAAGGAcgaaatacaaataaatttttaacagaATCAAAACTTTAATTAGATTCGAAACTGAATTTACATCCGTACAACCAACTCCATATAAGGTGGCTTGGCTCACCACAGGTGATAGGTGACCTATGGCTCcaaaagattttaattaattagcgcaCAAGGAACAGTCATCTCGGCCCATGAGAGCACCAatctcttaattaatttgcatgacTTCATTAGAGCCCCAGCGTCACTAATTTggccctaatatatatatatatatatatatatatatatatatatatatatatatatattgcgtCTGGTATGTTTATAGAAGCACGGAGCGTTCCGTactttcactttatttttgatgttcggactttcgaatcgatgatcggctctgttagacttgatctagagtatttgaagtatctagaaaataaattttgcgatttttcgatatcatttgcctagtgatcgaagtggctcaaaatcaacgactgaaaataaaaatcttacaaaatatgatgatatgatattaaaattttagatgaaagttattgatcttgttttatatggtataaaaaattttctatcaaaatttcatgcaatttggatatttctacaccgttaaacttgcaactgGTTCaccacggtcattaaaattattgattttgagccccttcgatcactaggtaaataatatcgaaaaatcacaaaatttattttctaggtacttcaaatactctaaatcaactctaacggaaccgatcgtcgattcgaaagtccgaacatcgaaaacaaagtggaagcacggatgGCTCCGTGCTTCCGTAAGCATAGcagcctactctatatatatatagtccgactataatactatcgatagtaccaaatatttggtactatcaaattttctgctgttagatcgcttatttttattcattaaattataCCATTCAACAGACAACCAACTCAACCTTAGAGGATCACTATCACCTTAATCACATATCGCTTTATCCaaggtttaaaaatttaataatactaataacttgatattattaatagtattctagcatagttttatatatatattgaaaaaaagtctaattaaattaaaattagactCATATTTATAATCCatatagataaaattaaatctaaattatattttattcaaattagatacgaatttatttttagtttagatagctcaaattataacaaattttaaagaatCTTATGCCCACCAAATCCCAGGCCAAAAGGGTACATGTGAGCTTcatcatatctctctctctctctctctctctctctttcttttgctttttacataaaatttgGTAGCTAACAAGGACAtgcttatatctctctctccaaaaaaaaaaaaaaaaaaaaaaaaaaaaaaaaaaaaacaaggacaTGCTTGTAAGCAAGTAAAAGATCTCACTCCTCAGATTCTCATACCCTCTGTCATTTATTAATCCCTTCCCTTTTGTTCTCCTTTCACCTGCATAGTATTTCCCCTGTTCAAATTTatgatatctctctctctcattagaGAGAATATTTCAATAGTAGTAGCACTATTGTGAAACATTcgaaataattttattctataACAAATCAGAATGATTAAATTAGTGCTTCTGCTATTGACacttgatattatatttaattctcACTTCCataaaaatttcttattttttatttgttaatacTTCTAATAAATTTTGTCCGTAACGAAAATAGAGTTGTCAAAATAGTACCCCTGCTTTTTTTTGCCACGCGTTGTGCTAAGATTGTTGATATAATTATTGCTGCTGATATTAATATCAGAAAGAAGCGGAGCCAAACAGACACTGTTATTTATCGGCCACTTCTGTGGTCATTAAATGAAGGGCTAGGATTTAACCAAGAGAGGAGGAGACTTAGTAAAAAGGGACCCAAAATGGAACCAAATCTTTTATAGTGTTGCCTCTGTACTGGTGGATACTGTGTACATGGCCCCAGAGCCATTGATGATGATTGGGCACCACTCATCCAAGGAGGATGCTCATAGATTGTGTGGTCGGAATCTGTGGGCATTGTGCTATTAGCAaatgccatcctttttcttatttaatttttgcactcttttttttttttgttttttttcaattgCCTCATCCATTTCTTTAAATTGAATTGCTTTGTTTGATGCTCTGAGCTGTATAAGGACTACTGTTTCCATATCTTATATCTGTGTGATGATATAGTAACAATGAGGGTCTTAGTTGTCTAAACAGGACATGACAATTAAAGTGGAAAAGAATATATTACATTGCTTTTTACCATTTAAGGaattctctttctttgaaaACTGGGATATTATTATCTAGTACTAGTATGATCtttgtaagaaaaataaaaaaaaggtgataAACTTGTTTTGAAATAAAGGAGTCCTTTACTTTATGTGGTAATATGTTAAATAATCCAGTTTTGATGTGTGTGAAGTGGAGATTTTTTATTAGGAGATTTGAGTACTATGATTCCTTTCTCATGCAATCTTCTTCTCACATTTGGCATCAAATCAGATTGCATGCATGAATTTCTAGATATGTAGTGCATTAATTAGTACTTTAACATGCAGGAATAAATTGGTTGGATCAAAAAGTATGATTGTATGAAAAATATGGTGGATGATTTGATGCGAAAggaataatattattttcaaaCATTTATTTACTGACGCTACCTTAACTGATCAGCATGTTGGTGTACTGGTAAAGGAGTGAATTGAGTTTTGTAAAGCTGGGTAACATCTGtgttttttttagaattttttattcgatGCTTGCGATCGCTTTTCTTTGTTTGTCTTTTTAGATCTTTTTTCTAtcgatttttctctttcctaaGGCCCTTGTTGCCACACTCTAtgtagttaaatttatttgctaattGAATTAAGCAGGTatcatgctatttttttcttaaaaaaaaagatatggtTGTATGAAAAACTCAGGGAAGGAAAGACACTGCTTTAAACAAGTAGAACTGTTGATTTTGTAATCCATAAGCATTTTTCTCGTAAGTTAAAGCTGTTAGTGAGTAACTGTTGAGAACTATGACAAACTGAGTAAGGATCTGTTTGGTCATGCTAGAGCTTTTACAATAATACTATCCAAACAAAATATAATGCAGCAGTGAGCAATTTTCAAAGAGATAGGAAATCGAAGAACAGATACTCTTGAGTAagatttttggaaaaa
This genomic interval from Ananas comosus cultivar F153 linkage group 8, ASM154086v1, whole genome shotgun sequence contains the following:
- the LOC109713742 gene encoding cytokinin dehydrogenase 3-like; its protein translation is MEFALFCTKVNILILLLSLSAPYKFIQSPMDFGPLNLHQATKTASLDFGRILFNSPSAVLRPQSPQDISLLLSFLSASSFSRVTVAARGAGHSVHGQAQALDGIVIEMDSLPPSIEIHKKSEGEGELLSYADVSGGALWIELLRESLKLGLAPRSWTDYLYLTIGGTLSNGGISGQTFKHGPQISNVLQLEVVTGKGELVTCSPTTNTELFNAVLGGLGQFGIITKARILLQEAPEKVKWVRAFYDDFHTFTKDQEMLVSMPHLVDYVEGFIVLNEQSLHGSSIAFPAHMDFNPDFGTKASPKIYYCIEFAVHDYNMKGTNVEQVVEDVSRQMSYMPSCIYSVEVSYFDFLNRVRMEEMSLRGRGLWDVPHPWLNMFVPKSGITQFKDLLMDTISPDNFEGLILIYPLLRDKWGTNTSVVLPEAPRADRVMYVVGVLRSASPGSVHEIVRGHRRIAEAAGELVGAKQYLAHQPSPAKWRGHFGRRWDRFADRKSRFDPNCILSPGQGIFPRVYTATSLPI